The Cupriavidus sp. EM10 genome includes a region encoding these proteins:
- a CDS encoding CDP-diacylglycerol diphosphatase → MPATPTHADCVIVDRTQGFVLYKDMIGASHYLVIPDQAVAGVDDPRVWNDGQRNAWAFGWQAREIVGKAVGHPLPDTLLGLAINARASRSQDQLHIHLDCISARAREFLANSDIGTQWRDLKFDGRPVRAMLVPAEQPALTVNPFALVREDVREDVREDVGATMADRGVFVTYVKPANGAAGFVVIDAPADKTNGGNGHASDFLDRGCKLGRARPAEP, encoded by the coding sequence GTGCCTGCCACGCCCACGCATGCGGACTGCGTGATCGTTGACCGCACGCAGGGCTTCGTGCTCTACAAGGACATGATCGGCGCGTCGCATTACCTGGTCATCCCCGACCAGGCGGTGGCCGGTGTCGACGACCCGCGCGTCTGGAACGACGGCCAGCGCAATGCCTGGGCCTTCGGGTGGCAGGCGCGCGAGATCGTCGGCAAGGCAGTGGGCCATCCGCTGCCAGACACGCTGCTGGGCCTGGCGATCAACGCCCGGGCTTCGCGCAGCCAGGACCAGCTCCATATCCACCTCGATTGCATCAGCGCACGCGCGCGCGAATTCCTGGCCAACAGTGATATCGGCACGCAATGGCGCGACCTGAAATTCGACGGCAGGCCGGTGCGTGCGATGCTGGTGCCGGCCGAGCAGCCCGCGCTGACGGTCAATCCGTTCGCGCTTGTGCGGGAGGATGTGCGGGAGGATGTGCGGGAGGATGTAGGTGCCACCATGGCCGACCGGGGCGTATTCGTGACCTACGTGAAGCCCGCGAACGGCGCCGCCGGGTTTGTGGTGATCGACGCGCCCGCGGACAAGACCAACGGCGGCAATGGCCATGCCAGCGACTTCCTCGACCGGGGCTGCAAGCTGGGGCGTGCGCGGCCGGCAGAGCCGTAG
- a CDS encoding CDP-diacylglycerol pyrophosphatase: MRVTIRTTTIPGSHSQGPLHRAAVYLNTEEDASPLMVSAWSQREPDAFLAAQRWARNHHYMVSNPRNGTYYGGRTAR; encoded by the coding sequence ATGCGCGTGACGATTCGAACCACGACGATTCCTGGATCCCACAGCCAGGGCCCACTGCATCGGGCGGCGGTCTACCTCAATACCGAGGAAGATGCTTCGCCGCTGATGGTCAGTGCATGGAGTCAGCGTGAACCCGATGCTTTTCTTGCCGCTCAACGCTGGGCGCGCAATCATCACTACATGGTTTCGAATCCCCGCAACGGCACGTACTACGGCGGTCGCACCGCGCGCTGA
- a CDS encoding DUF899 family protein encodes MTQSSTLTPAKALAERNRAHFPNEDAAYRQARNALLAEEIELRRHIERVAEMRRQLPPGGEVQQTYHFTGENGPVTLADMFGDKDTLVVYSYMFGPQREKPCPMCTSLMGSWEGKVPDIEQRVALAMVARSPIDRLKVAKAARGWTQLKVYADTDGDFTRAYVSADDEDIPRYTVFTRRDGKIRHFYSGEMSGAMADPGQDPRGAPDLDPLWTLLDTTPEGRGGKWYPKLQYD; translated from the coding sequence ATGACGCAATCGTCCACATTGACCCCGGCCAAGGCATTGGCCGAACGAAACCGCGCGCATTTTCCGAACGAAGACGCCGCGTACCGCCAGGCCCGCAATGCGCTGCTGGCCGAGGAAATCGAACTGCGCCGCCATATCGAGCGCGTGGCCGAAATGCGGCGCCAACTGCCCCCGGGCGGCGAAGTGCAGCAAACCTATCACTTCACTGGCGAGAACGGCCCGGTCACGCTGGCCGACATGTTCGGCGACAAGGACACGCTGGTGGTCTACAGCTACATGTTCGGCCCGCAGCGCGAGAAGCCTTGCCCGATGTGCACGTCGCTGATGGGGTCGTGGGAAGGCAAGGTCCCGGACATCGAGCAGCGCGTGGCGCTGGCCATGGTGGCACGCTCGCCAATCGACCGGCTCAAGGTCGCCAAGGCGGCACGCGGCTGGACCCAGCTCAAGGTCTACGCAGATACCGATGGCGACTTCACGCGCGCCTATGTCAGCGCCGACGACGAAGACATACCGCGCTACACCGTCTTCACCAGGCGCGACGGCAAGATCCGCCATTTCTATAGCGGCGAGATGAGCGGCGCAATGGCCGACCCCGGCCAAGACCCGCGCGGCGCACCCGATCTCGATCCGCTCTGGACGCTGCTGGATACGACACCGGAGGGAAGGGGCGGCAAGTGGTATCCGAAGCTGCAGTACGACTGA
- a CDS encoding phytoene/squalene synthase family protein — MPNPNRAFLLGPLLKGVSRSFYLTLRVLPAGMRDPVGLAYLLARAADTIADTSLIPPAQRLDLLLALRQRINGADDGGVVARRLAVEVGAQQTVSDEKVLLESIAPALDVLTQLTTSDRVAVQGIVTTLTEGMEFDLQTFPDEQSGQVVALPRLADLDRYTYLVAGCVGEFWTTMTDAHLPGTLKDPLDTMLRRGVRFGKALQMVNVLRDVGKDLRIGRCYLPAEVLDRHGLTVPILLDPANSLRARPMLHELVRLALDHFREAMAYTFALPRTAIRLRLACLWPILIGLETLALLVENGQWLDPARVSKVNRNSVYRILWRSSALVMSDTALRNWMNGLVARIDKSLR, encoded by the coding sequence ATGCCAAACCCCAACCGGGCCTTCCTGCTCGGCCCGTTGCTCAAGGGTGTTTCCCGTTCGTTCTACCTGACGCTGCGCGTGCTGCCAGCTGGCATGCGTGACCCCGTCGGGCTGGCTTATCTGCTGGCGCGCGCGGCGGATACCATCGCCGATACCTCGCTGATCCCGCCTGCGCAGCGGCTCGACCTGCTGCTGGCGCTGCGCCAGCGCATCAACGGTGCCGACGATGGCGGTGTGGTGGCGCGGCGGCTGGCCGTGGAAGTCGGCGCGCAGCAGACAGTGTCCGACGAGAAAGTCCTGCTCGAATCGATCGCCCCCGCGCTCGACGTGCTGACGCAATTGACCACATCCGACCGCGTCGCCGTGCAGGGCATCGTGACCACGCTTACCGAAGGCATGGAGTTCGACCTGCAGACCTTCCCCGACGAGCAATCGGGCCAGGTCGTGGCGCTGCCCCGACTGGCGGATCTGGACCGATACACCTACCTGGTGGCCGGCTGCGTCGGCGAGTTCTGGACCACCATGACCGACGCGCATCTGCCCGGCACGCTCAAGGACCCGCTCGACACGATGCTGCGTCGCGGCGTGCGCTTCGGCAAGGCGCTGCAGATGGTGAACGTGCTGCGCGATGTCGGCAAGGATCTGCGCATCGGCCGCTGCTACCTGCCCGCCGAGGTGCTCGACCGCCATGGTCTGACCGTGCCGATTCTGCTCGATCCGGCGAATTCTCTGCGCGCCCGTCCGATGCTGCACGAACTGGTGCGCCTGGCGCTCGATCACTTCCGCGAGGCGATGGCTTATACCTTCGCCCTGCCGCGCACGGCCATCCGCCTGCGGCTGGCCTGCCTGTGGCCGATCCTGATCGGTCTGGAGACGCTGGCCCTGCTGGTGGAAAACGGCCAGTGGCTCGATCCCGCCCGCGTGAGCAAGGTCAATCGCAACAGTGTGTATCGCATTCTGTGGCGCAGTTCGGCGCTGGTCATGTCCGATACCGCGCTGCGCAACTGGATGAACGGACTGGTCGCCCGCATCGACAAAAGCTTGCGCTGA
- a CDS encoding amino acid permease yields the protein MSIQTNTKEGAHAPGLRRTLRARHLTMIAIGGSIGTGLFVASGATIAQAGPGGALAAYILIGAMVYFLMTSLGELAAYMPVSGSFATYGARYVDEGFGFALGWNYWYNWAVTIAVELAAAQLVMQYWFPDTPGVLWSALFLGLMFALNAISVRGFGEAEYWCALIKVVTVIAFIVIGTLMIFGIMRGDFEHVNGLANLSIGDAPFVGGLPALIGVAMIAGFSFQGTELIGVAAGESADPAKNIPRAVRQVFWRILLFYVLAIFIIGVLIPYTDPSLLKTDVETVGVSPFTLVFRHAGLAFAAGVMNAVILTAVLSAGNSGMYASTRMLYNLATEGRAPRVFARLTRNGVPLMALLATTAVGALCFLTSMFESKSVYLWLLNLSGMTGFIAWLGIAVSHYRFRKGFVAQGLDLNRLPYRSPFFPYGPIFAFALCMIVTLGQNYQAFTEGKIDWVAVTATYVGIPIFLLIWLGYRITRKTRFVRYAEMEFPPLPPADADAPVRGAAAASGE from the coding sequence ATGTCCATTCAAACGAACACAAAAGAAGGCGCACACGCGCCCGGGCTGCGCCGCACCCTGCGCGCACGCCATCTGACCATGATCGCCATTGGCGGATCGATCGGCACCGGCCTGTTCGTGGCCTCGGGCGCCACGATTGCGCAGGCTGGCCCCGGCGGGGCGCTGGCGGCCTACATCCTGATCGGCGCCATGGTCTACTTCCTGATGACCAGCCTGGGCGAACTGGCGGCCTACATGCCGGTGTCGGGCTCGTTCGCCACGTACGGCGCAAGGTATGTCGACGAAGGCTTCGGCTTCGCGCTGGGCTGGAACTACTGGTACAACTGGGCCGTGACCATCGCCGTGGAACTGGCGGCCGCGCAGCTCGTCATGCAGTACTGGTTCCCCGACACACCGGGGGTGCTGTGGAGCGCGCTGTTCCTTGGGCTGATGTTCGCGCTCAACGCGATCTCGGTGCGGGGTTTCGGCGAGGCCGAGTACTGGTGCGCGCTGATCAAGGTGGTCACCGTGATCGCGTTTATCGTGATTGGCACGCTGATGATCTTCGGCATCATGCGTGGCGATTTCGAGCATGTGAACGGGCTGGCCAACCTGAGCATCGGCGACGCGCCGTTCGTGGGCGGCCTGCCCGCGCTGATCGGCGTGGCGATGATCGCGGGATTCTCGTTCCAGGGCACCGAGCTGATCGGCGTGGCAGCCGGTGAATCGGCCGATCCCGCCAAGAACATTCCGCGCGCCGTGCGCCAGGTGTTCTGGCGCATCCTGCTGTTCTACGTGCTGGCAATCTTCATCATCGGCGTGCTGATTCCGTACACCGATCCAAGCCTGCTCAAGACCGATGTGGAAACCGTGGGCGTCAGCCCGTTCACGCTGGTGTTCCGCCATGCCGGCCTGGCCTTCGCCGCCGGCGTGATGAACGCGGTGATCCTGACGGCCGTGCTGTCGGCCGGCAACTCGGGCATGTATGCGTCCACGCGCATGCTCTACAACCTGGCCACCGAAGGCCGCGCGCCGCGCGTGTTCGCGCGGCTGACCCGCAACGGGGTGCCGCTGATGGCACTGCTGGCCACCACGGCGGTGGGCGCGCTGTGCTTCCTGACGTCGATGTTCGAGAGCAAGTCGGTCTACCTGTGGCTGCTGAACCTGTCTGGCATGACCGGGTTTATCGCCTGGCTTGGCATCGCGGTCAGCCACTACCGCTTCCGCAAGGGCTTCGTGGCACAGGGGCTCGACCTGAACCGCCTGCCCTATCGCTCGCCGTTCTTCCCGTACGGCCCGATCTTCGCGTTCGCGCTGTGCATGATCGTGACGCTGGGCCAGAACTACCAGGCCTTCACCGAAGGCAAGATCGACTGGGTGGCCGTGACCGCCACCTACGTGGGCATCCCGATCTTCCTGCTGATCTGGCTGGGCTATCGCATCACGCGCAAGACGCGTTTCGTGCGCTATGCCGAGATGGAATTCCCGCCGCTGCCCCCGGCCGATGCCGACGCCCCCGTGCGCGGCGCGGCCGCGGCATCGGGGGAATAG
- a CDS encoding amidohydrolase, with protein MKKSIRTSLLALAAMAALHAHAAPTLVESVQGYTLQNDKLTQFTGLVFDQGKVLATGDAAGLRARYPDARRIDGQGKTLLPGLIDAHGHVFRLGFKTTEISLSGTKDLQEAQGIIRAYGQKNTQRKWLLGYGWNQVNWKLGRFPTAAELDAAVSDRPARLVRVDGHAAWLNTKALQAAGITRDTKDPAGGRIERDANGNPTGVLVDKAMALVNDVIPPYTDDDRRAALSAAIAHMNALGLTAVGDAGVTVTDDRIYREFADQGKLTTRIYAMIRDTGDDFKALSAKGPVIGYGNDRYYLRAVKLYGDGALGSRGAALIDPYTDDHAHSGLLFMSDAAMQAAVKTAIKAGYQVNVHAIGDKTNHQVLDAMEVAYKEVGGRELRNRIEHAQVVSMPDIPRFKKLDLIASMQPTHATSDMNMAEDRIGKERIKGAYAWQTFLKQGTVIAGGSDFPVESANPFYGLHAAVTRTDHEGRPIKGWHPEEAMTLPQAFRAFTLDAAYAEHQEKTLGSLEAGKWADFVVVDRDLFKVPAGDIWKIQVLETWVAGERVYAKGDQSAQR; from the coding sequence TTGAAGAAGTCCATTCGCACGAGCCTGCTGGCACTGGCCGCCATGGCGGCCCTGCACGCCCACGCCGCACCCACGCTGGTGGAGTCCGTCCAGGGCTACACGCTGCAGAACGACAAGCTCACGCAGTTCACCGGCCTGGTGTTCGACCAGGGCAAGGTGCTGGCCACCGGCGACGCCGCCGGGCTGCGCGCCAGGTATCCCGATGCAAGGCGCATCGACGGCCAGGGCAAGACGCTGTTGCCGGGCCTGATCGACGCCCACGGCCACGTGTTCCGGCTGGGCTTCAAGACCACCGAGATTTCGCTGTCGGGCACCAAGGACCTGCAGGAAGCCCAGGGCATCATCCGCGCCTACGGCCAGAAGAACACGCAGCGCAAATGGCTGCTGGGCTACGGCTGGAACCAGGTGAACTGGAAGCTGGGCCGCTTCCCGACCGCAGCCGAACTCGACGCCGCCGTGTCCGACCGCCCGGCGCGCCTGGTGCGCGTGGACGGCCACGCTGCGTGGCTGAACACGAAGGCGCTGCAGGCGGCAGGCATCACGCGCGACACCAAGGACCCGGCCGGCGGACGTATCGAGCGCGACGCCAACGGCAACCCGACCGGAGTGCTGGTCGACAAGGCCATGGCGCTGGTCAATGACGTCATCCCGCCGTACACCGACGATGACCGCCGCGCCGCGCTGTCGGCCGCCATCGCCCACATGAACGCGCTGGGCCTGACTGCCGTCGGCGACGCCGGCGTGACCGTGACCGACGACCGCATCTATCGCGAGTTCGCCGACCAGGGCAAGCTGACCACGCGCATCTACGCGATGATCCGCGACACCGGCGACGACTTCAAGGCGCTGTCCGCCAAGGGCCCGGTCATCGGCTACGGCAACGACCGCTACTACCTGCGCGCCGTGAAGCTTTACGGCGACGGCGCCCTGGGCAGCCGTGGCGCCGCGCTGATCGACCCGTACACCGACGACCACGCGCACAGCGGCCTGCTGTTCATGAGCGACGCCGCCATGCAGGCCGCAGTGAAGACCGCCATCAAGGCCGGCTACCAGGTCAACGTGCACGCCATCGGCGACAAGACCAACCACCAGGTGCTGGACGCCATGGAAGTGGCCTACAAGGAAGTGGGCGGCCGCGAACTGCGCAACCGCATCGAACACGCTCAGGTGGTGTCGATGCCCGATATCCCGCGCTTCAAGAAGCTGGACCTGATCGCGTCGATGCAGCCCACGCACGCCACCAGCGACATGAACATGGCCGAAGACCGCATCGGCAAGGAACGCATCAAGGGCGCCTATGCCTGGCAGACCTTCTTGAAGCAGGGCACCGTCATCGCCGGCGGTTCCGACTTCCCGGTGGAATCGGCCAACCCGTTCTACGGCCTGCACGCCGCCGTCACGCGTACCGACCACGAAGGCCGCCCGATCAAGGGCTGGCACCCGGAAGAAGCGATGACGCTGCCGCAGGCATTCCGCGCCTTCACGCTGGACGCCGCCTACGCCGAGCACCAGGAAAAGACGCTCGGATCGCTCGAAGCCGGCAAGTGGGCCGACTTCGTCGTGGTCGACCGCGACCTGTTCAAGGTCCCGGCCGGCGACATCTGGAAGATCCAGGTGCTGGAAACCTGGGTGGCCGGCGAGCGCGTGTATGCAAAGGGGGATCAGTCGGCGCAGCGTTGA
- a CDS encoding FKBP-type peptidyl-prolyl cis-trans isomerase, whose protein sequence is MKKISLLLAAVALTASGLAAAAETLPSGVVVDTVTKGTGPSPKASDTVKVHYRGTLTDGTEFDSSYKRGQPISFPLNRVIPCWTEGVQKMQVGGKVKLTCPASTAYGARGVPGTIPPNATLNFEVELLGIGG, encoded by the coding sequence ATGAAGAAAATCTCGCTGCTCCTCGCTGCCGTTGCGCTGACCGCTTCGGGCCTGGCCGCCGCCGCCGAAACGCTGCCTTCGGGCGTGGTGGTCGATACCGTGACCAAGGGCACGGGCCCGTCGCCCAAGGCGTCGGATACCGTCAAGGTGCACTATCGCGGCACGCTGACCGACGGCACGGAATTCGACAGCTCGTACAAGCGCGGCCAGCCGATCTCGTTCCCGCTGAACCGCGTGATCCCGTGCTGGACCGAAGGCGTGCAGAAGATGCAGGTGGGCGGCAAGGTCAAGCTGACCTGCCCGGCATCGACGGCCTACGGCGCGCGCGGCGTACCGGGCACGATCCCGCCGAACGCCACGCTGAACTTCGAAGTGGAACTGCTGGGGATTGGCGGCTGA
- a CDS encoding hemolysin III family protein, with product MYRGERFNGYSHLAGAVLSAAGMAVLVTTSALYHDAWKVVSSVVYGTTLVLLYTISTVYHSVRGPAKDIFRRLDYCAIYLLIAGSYTPFALVTLRGPWGWALFGINWGLAAIGIIQELWIGHRTRVISLSIYVIMGWLVLIAFQPLAAALPTAGLYWLVAGGAIYTAGIGFFLFDEKVRHFHGIWHLFVLGGSICQFISILFYVD from the coding sequence ATGTATCGCGGGGAACGGTTCAACGGCTACAGTCACCTGGCTGGCGCGGTGCTTTCCGCCGCCGGCATGGCGGTGCTGGTCACCACGTCGGCGCTCTATCACGACGCCTGGAAGGTGGTCAGCTCCGTGGTCTACGGCACCACGCTGGTGCTGCTCTACACGATTTCCACGGTCTATCACAGCGTGCGCGGCCCGGCGAAGGACATCTTCCGCCGGCTCGACTACTGCGCGATCTACCTGTTGATCGCCGGCAGCTATACGCCATTCGCGCTGGTCACCTTGCGCGGGCCCTGGGGGTGGGCGCTGTTCGGCATCAACTGGGGCCTGGCGGCCATCGGCATCATCCAGGAACTGTGGATCGGCCATCGCACCCGCGTGATCTCGCTGTCAATCTACGTCATCATGGGCTGGCTGGTGCTGATCGCCTTCCAGCCGCTGGCGGCGGCGCTGCCCACCGCAGGGCTGTACTGGCTGGTGGCCGGCGGCGCAATCTACACCGCCGGCATCGGCTTCTTCCTGTTCGACGAGAAGGTGCGCCACTTCCACGGCATCTGGCACCTGTTCGTGCTGGGCGGCAGCATCTGCCAGTTCATCAGCATCCTGTTCTACGTCGACTGA
- a CDS encoding CaiB/BaiF CoA-transferase family protein, whose amino-acid sequence MSDFTSMQPGALAGLRVLELAQIMAGPTCGMMLADLGADVVKIEKIDGGDDARGYKDPTINGVSAPFLMLNRNKRGIALDLKKPEGREVFLRMVRNADVVIENFRKGTLEKLGLGYDTLSQENPGLIYCAISGYGRSGPYADKGGFDLIAQGFTGLMSITGEEGGPPLRTGNSIADINAGLLAAFGILAAYQHRQKTGRGQVVETSLIEAGLQQLYWHAAIHFATGESPGPSGSAHVLATPYQAFPTQDGHIIVGGANEKNWARIAQVLGHPEWIDDPRYRLNGDRMRHRDTLLPEMAAILMTRPSAHWLDAFDAAGVPAGPVHSIGEALNHPQTLARGMVVRQQHAEAGPIRTLGLPIQLSETPAQYHRPSPRLGEHTRALLAECGYGEAEIAALLQAGVVSEAAAPVAAVSEV is encoded by the coding sequence ATGTCAGATTTCACATCGATGCAGCCCGGCGCGCTGGCCGGCCTGCGTGTGCTGGAACTCGCCCAGATCATGGCCGGGCCCACCTGCGGCATGATGCTGGCCGACCTGGGCGCCGACGTGGTCAAGATCGAGAAGATCGACGGTGGCGACGATGCGCGCGGCTACAAGGACCCGACCATCAATGGCGTGTCGGCACCGTTCCTGATGCTGAACCGAAACAAGCGCGGCATCGCGCTGGACCTCAAGAAGCCCGAGGGGCGCGAGGTGTTCCTGCGCATGGTGCGCAACGCCGACGTGGTGATCGAGAACTTCCGCAAGGGCACGCTGGAGAAGCTGGGCCTGGGCTACGACACGCTGTCGCAGGAAAACCCCGGCCTGATCTATTGCGCGATCTCGGGCTATGGGCGCAGCGGCCCCTATGCCGACAAGGGCGGCTTCGACCTGATCGCCCAGGGCTTTACCGGCCTGATGAGCATCACGGGCGAGGAGGGCGGGCCGCCGCTGCGCACCGGCAACTCCATCGCGGATATCAATGCGGGGCTGCTGGCGGCGTTCGGCATCCTGGCGGCGTACCAGCATCGCCAGAAGACCGGGCGCGGACAGGTGGTGGAGACGTCGCTGATCGAAGCCGGGCTGCAGCAGCTGTACTGGCACGCGGCCATCCACTTTGCCACGGGGGAGTCGCCGGGGCCGAGCGGATCGGCGCACGTGCTGGCCACGCCGTACCAGGCGTTTCCGACGCAGGACGGCCATATCATCGTCGGCGGTGCCAACGAGAAGAACTGGGCGCGCATCGCGCAGGTGCTGGGGCATCCGGAGTGGATCGACGATCCGCGCTACCGGCTCAACGGCGACCGCATGCGGCATCGCGACACGTTGCTGCCGGAGATGGCGGCGATCCTGATGACGCGTCCGTCGGCGCACTGGCTGGACGCCTTCGATGCAGCCGGCGTGCCGGCCGGGCCGGTGCATTCGATTGGCGAGGCGCTGAATCATCCGCAGACGCTGGCGCGCGGCATGGTGGTGCGCCAGCAGCATGCCGAGGCGGGGCCGATCCGCACGCTGGGCCTGCCGATCCAGTTGTCGGAAACGCCCGCGCAGTATCACCGCCCGTCGCCCAGGCTGGGCGAGCATACGCGTGCGTTGCTGGCGGAATGTGGCTATGGCGAGGCGGAGATCGCCGCGCTGCTGCAGGCGGGCGTGGTTTCGGAGGCGGCCGCGCCGGTGGCGGCCGTGTCCGAGGTGTAG
- a CDS encoding enoyl-CoA hydratase/isomerase family protein yields the protein MSEGLNEAGTLLVTRDDAVATIVLNRPAKLNAFTLDMWRQLGDAFRTLSTDDSVRCVIVRGAGEKAFSPGNDIGEFETTRSNKQQAVAYGAVMHATAQAMQDCPHPVVAQIHGICVGGGLEVAAMADIRICGRGSRFGAPIKNLGLVMAHAEMAPLMRLIGTSRTLELLFEGRIVGADEAHAMGLVSRVVPDDRVADEARATAERIASGAPLVARWHKRFARQLAEGKPLSAADLDAAFDCFDTEDFRTGYRAFLAKQAPKFAGR from the coding sequence ATGAGCGAAGGATTGAATGAAGCCGGCACGCTGCTGGTGACGCGCGACGACGCTGTCGCCACCATCGTGCTGAACCGGCCCGCCAAGCTGAATGCGTTCACGCTGGACATGTGGCGCCAGCTGGGCGATGCGTTCCGTACGCTGTCCACCGACGATTCGGTGCGCTGCGTGATCGTGCGTGGCGCCGGCGAAAAGGCGTTCTCGCCCGGCAACGACATCGGCGAGTTCGAGACCACGCGATCCAACAAGCAGCAGGCCGTGGCCTATGGCGCGGTGATGCACGCCACGGCGCAGGCCATGCAGGACTGCCCGCATCCGGTGGTGGCGCAGATCCACGGCATCTGCGTGGGCGGCGGGCTCGAAGTGGCGGCCATGGCCGATATCCGCATCTGCGGCCGGGGCAGCCGCTTCGGCGCGCCGATCAAGAACCTGGGGCTGGTGATGGCGCATGCCGAGATGGCGCCGCTGATGCGGCTGATCGGCACGTCGCGCACGCTGGAACTGCTGTTCGAAGGCCGCATCGTCGGAGCGGACGAAGCCCACGCGATGGGGCTGGTCTCGCGCGTGGTGCCCGATGACCGCGTGGCCGACGAGGCGCGCGCCACGGCCGAACGCATCGCGTCGGGCGCGCCACTGGTGGCTCGCTGGCACAAGCGCTTCGCGCGGCAACTGGCCGAGGGCAAGCCGCTGTCGGCGGCCGATCTGGATGCCGCATTCGACTGTTTCGATACCGAGGATTTCCGCACCGGCTATCGCGCGTTCCTGGCCAAGCAGGCGCCGAAGTTCGCCGGCCGCTAG